A stretch of Portunus trituberculatus isolate SZX2019 chromosome 48, ASM1759143v1, whole genome shotgun sequence DNA encodes these proteins:
- the LOC123498646 gene encoding putative nuclease HARBI1 gives MPGIIGCIDCTHIQITKPPGDRSETFRNRKGKFSINVQAVCGPQLQFFNIVAKWPGSAHDSNIFNRSRLCAEMEEGIHRGILLGDAGYACRNFLFTPLRNPQSVQERRYNTAQVKTRNCIERAFGVLKRRFACLGKTLCISLDNTLAVIVAAAVLHNIAIQENIPLPDEPEMDQNHDHEAENYPEMQAQVNGNVARQRYIREYF, from the coding sequence ATGCCTGGAATCATAGGTTGTATAGATTGCACACATATCCAGATAACTAAACCTCCAGGAGATCGTTCAGAGACATTCcggaacaggaaaggaaagttcTCTATAAATGTGCAGGCAGTTTGTGGACCACAATTACAGTTTTTCAACATAGTAGCAAAATGGCCTGGTAGTGCACATGACAGCAACATCTTTAATAGAAGTCGTTTGTGtgcggagatggaggaaggaatacACAGAGGTATATTGCTAGGTGATGCAGGCTATGCTTGCAGAAATTTTTTGTTCACACCTCTCAGAAACCCACAGAGTGTTCAGGAGCGCAGGTACAACACAGCTCAGGTCAAAACCAGAAATTGTATAGAGAGAgcttttggtgttttgaagagGCGTTTTGCTTGTCTCGGTAAAACTTTGTGCATCAGTCTGGACAACACCTTAGCAGTCATTGTTGCAGCAGCTGTGCTACACAACATAGCCATTCAAGAAAATATTCCCCTGCCAGATGAACCTGAAATGGATCAAAACCATGATCATGAGGCAGAAAATTACCCTGAAATGCAGGCTCAGGTAAATGGTAATGTTGCAAGGCAGCGATACATAAGAGAATATTTTTAA
- the LOC123498649 gene encoding uncharacterized protein LOC123498649, with the protein MRVALGCVLLLPAALHLLLCPARASSTSPAARRTLQPLYHAQHARHDPLLDLGLLTGFSRHLSLTPQDTPLTPQPLDDLSLMERPPVHVFSSLTDDLRRSYLRDVSDFPIGDFDILQWLLEDPETSTGVTKKGRNICRGSVVSGNVWCPSTLLQMISGLPSFPAKPQPAHRSPESLLPTQHSTWFKASPAKRYLGIELPDYIATSYSSIKTDNAHYLTKLHQLKQRMRSAGK; encoded by the exons ATGAGGGTGGCGCTGGGCTGTGTGCTACTGCTCCCCGCCGCGCTGCACCTGTTGCTGTGCCCTGCCCGTGCCTCAAGTACATCCCCTGCCGCTCGTCGCACCTTACAGCCTCTTTACCACGCCCAGCACGCCCGACACGACCCACTGCTGGACCTAGGACTCCTCACAGGCTTCTCCCGCCATCTCAGCCTCACCCCTCAGGACACACCTCTCACACCTCAACCCCTAGATGACCTGAGCCTTATGGAACGACCCCCTGTGCacgtcttctcttcccttactgACGATCTCCGGCGCTCATACCTTCGAGACGTGAGCGATTTTCCTATAGGTGACTTTGACATACTTCAATGGTTACTGGAAGACCCTGAAACGAGCACCGGTGTtacgaaaaagggaagaaacatCTGCAGGGGCTCCGTGGTGTCGGGGAACGTTTGGTGCCCTTCGACACTACTACAG ATGATAAGTGGGCTCCCATCCTTCCCCGCCAAGCCCCAGCCAGCCCACCGGAGCCCCGAGTCCTTATTGCCAACGCAGCATTCCACATGGTTTAAGGCATCCCCAGCTAAGCGatacc TTGGCATCGAGCTGCCGGACTACATCGCCACGAGCTACTCGTCTATCAAGACTGACAATGCACACTACCTCACCAAACTACACCAACTCAAACAACGCATGCGTTCTGCTGGGAAGTAA
- the LOC123498648 gene encoding uncharacterized protein LOC123498648, producing MWGAAAAVWVVAVVGLWGGEAAAHGRYTLGDALIDPTAPGPDGKPYPSALINRLFSEGEFQPSRKMRTGRTLHRTLDPETTRARLLSMYQHTNKPQMLTPEGRSMATGSSTKNLVSMADAVKLATATTIKDAAQTSSGEGGVQCPQGPPARLCRTSYNTTAPMYGISLTSGQPVTIVQKFPDLLQQVIFEICETDTCDLLQGQCVQTYVPYLFLVIPLGPVTLTGQDYVLVESGCTCQPKYSQGPIPSPVDAIPGL from the exons ATGTGGGGTGCGGCAGCAGCAGTttgggtggtggctgtggtaggGCTTTGGGGTGGTGAGGCGGCTGCACATGGGCGCTACACTTTAGGAGACGCTCTTATAGACCCCACAGCACCAGGACCTGATGGAAAACCGTATCCAAG CGCGCTAATCAATCGCCTGTTTTCTGAGGGAGAGTTTCAGCCTTCTAGAAAAATGCGGACGGGTAGAACTCTTCATCGAACCCTGGACCCAGAGACTACAAGGGCGCGTCTCCTCTCCATGTACCAGCATACCAACAAGCCCCAGATGCTGACGCCTGAGG GGCGCAGCATGGCAACAGGGTCATCCACCAAAAATCTAGTAAGCATGGCGGACGCAGTGAAGCTCGCCACGGCCACCACAATTAAGGACGCGGCGCAGACCTCGTCGGGTGAGGGAGGAGTTCAGTGTCCTCAAGGTCCGCCCGCCCGCCTGTGCCGCACTAGTTATAATACCACGGCGCCCATGTACGGCATCAGCCTCACCTCAGGCCAGCCCGTCACTATTGTGCAGAAGTTCCCTGATCTCTTGCAGCAAGTGATTTTCGAGATTTGCGA GACAGACACATGTGATTTGCTGCAAGGTCAGTGTGTGCAGACCTACGTGCCTTACCTGTTCCTGGTCATCCCTTTGGGCCCTGTCACCCTCACTGGGCAAGATTACGTACTAGTGGAGTCTGGATGCACGTGTCAACCTAAATACAGCCAAGGGCCCATACCATCACCAGTAGATGCTATACCGGGACTttaa